The Lathyrus oleraceus cultivar Zhongwan6 chromosome 5, CAAS_Psat_ZW6_1.0, whole genome shotgun sequence genome includes the window ATTTCTATCCACCAATAATATCAACAATGCTCACCATCAATACATAATTAATCATCATATAACCATGCATTTCATAACAATATGAGTCATATTCATATCATATAACATCATCAAGCAATATAAACACATCTAATACACGTCCACACAACACTTAACCATGCTAAATCATCTTAACATGAATTCATCATTAATTCATTCGTTTGCATCAATTAATCATTTGCTCACTGTCGTTTACTATTGTGTAACAAGTAAAACTATTAATTTTCACAATTTACAACACCCATCTAGCCTCTTAATACATCATTAAGGGATAGTCATATGTGTTACCTTTCCAACACTTCAAACTGCATCTTATTTGGATTTGCGGAACTAAAGTTATGACAAAAATAGTCAAATAAAATAATAGGTTTcaatttagaaaattttcaaaatccaactagcatcaatcgattgacatctGTGTGCAATCAATTGACATTAGTCCTCATTAAATTTTGCCTTTCCAATTTTTCATGTTTTGGCTAAGACTAATAGATTGATTCAAGTAATTAATCGATTGACATGGTTTAATTTTTCAGGTATTTCTAATTTTTCATGCGTGCAATTGATTGACACAGGATGTCAATTGATTGACATCACCCCAAATTCGAAAAATCCAAGTTTTTCACAAGTTAACTTCATCTTCCTTATTCCCTATCCCTCGTACATCACCCAATTCTCATTATAACATCCAAACACATCATATCATAAATTTAACAACATATAAGAATCTCATCACGATTAAGCATGATATAGTGCACAAATTAAACCATGAGTCATAACAATTAGACATACAATTTATTCATCACTTTCATTAAAGTCATGTTTATGTTCAAAGCTTCAAGATTCCAACAATGACATAGAATCACATACTCATAAATAGGACAATACACACACAAATTTAGTCATGGAAATTTGATATTCACACTTTCAATCATCAAATTTTCAAATCAACACATAACAACAACGATTCGTAAAAAGTTTCACACAATCCCTAAAGAGAGTAAGGGTCTCTCTTCTCTATCTTTTTATTTCAGACACCCATATAGAAGTCGTGAGTCATAACAATTAGACATATAATTTATTCATCATTTTCACTAAAGTCATGTTTATGTTCAAAGCTTTAAGATTCCAACAATGATATAGAATCATATACTCATAAATAGAACAATACACACACGAATTTAGTCACGGAAATTTGATAATCACACTTTCAATCATCAAATTTGCATATCAACACATATCAACAACGACTCGTAAAAAGTTTCACACAATCCATAAAGAGAGTAAGGGTCTCTCTTCTCTACCTTTTTATTTCAGACACCCATATAAAAGCCGTTTCTCTCCCCTTACCTCAGGTTTCTAGCTAAAATTCAGAATTGATGAAGGTTGATGGTTTGTGTTCTTCCCTTTTTAAGCCCTAGCCTCTTTTTTCTCCAAAATCTCTCACTTTAGGTATTATTTTCCTTAAGGATCCCCTAATCCCTTTTATCTCTAAAAACCTAATTTCATCTCTTAATAATTACACTAAGGCCCAACTCTTCTTATTTTTCTTATCACTTCCATTATTTCTCCTTAGTTCCTATTTCCACCCAAAACctctattttaattttaattttaactaattaaaaataattattaattctaattattttaattgTTCTATCCATCCACCAAAACTCTCATTATATCCCACCATGCACCATATACACATATAACTCACAATATATTTAACTAAAATTATACCACATactaaataataaaataaaaacacaatttatttgattaaataaattaatcaaattttggggtgttacaaagGGTAAAGAGGGATTTTCACCTTCTTCTAGGTTTTTCTCCATTGATGTGTTTGATGAGTTTTAGAATATAATCATGTAAAATTTATGATAATCAATGTATGTGATATGAAATTTGTGTCATGTGTGTTGCGTAattttatgtttgatgaatgGATATGAATATGAATGTTATGATCACCATTGTTGTGTATTTGGTTTTATGAATAAAGTATTGAATTCATGATTaattgatgaatttggatgttaATTAATGTATATATGATGGGTTGGTTGTTGTATAATATGTGTCTATTATTTTCTGTGTGATTTGGTATTCTACGGGTCTAAATCGGATCTTCGAACGAGCTTTGCTAGTGAAAAACGCAAATTCTATTTTCTAAAACAACGTGACGATATGACAATCATGCATTTGAGGCAGCTGACTGTCGTCAACATGATGACGGGGAGACCGTCATGGTCTTCAGGCGAGATTTCTCCCGTCGATCGTCATAGGGTGACGGGTTTATGAGAGAATGGAGTTGCGGGCTAGGTGACGGTCGTCACTCAGGTGACGAGCTGGTCGTCACGACCGTCAAGGACCATTTTTGGGCATTTGATCCGGATTTCGATGTTGTTTTCTTTTGTGGTTGATGGTTGACTGTTGTTTTTTATGTATTTGatgaaattaattaattaattaaggTGTATTATTTTGATAATGAAATGATTGAATTAACTTGCATGATTATAAGTGGTGAGTTATGATTATATTTATGAGTTGTGATGCTGCTAATATAACTATGTGTTATGAATGTAATTGTAATTGCTTGTGTTAAGGTGCGTAGTTCAGAAGTGGGGACTAGTATGGATGATGTATTGCATGTTGTTTATGGTTAGAAGTGAAACCATAAGCGTTGTTGTTGTTGCGTTACTTTGTATGTCATTAATCATTTTGTGTCAATGTGTTGAAAGAGGCGAATCACGGGTTCAGAAGTGGGGACCAGTGACTAGTCCGGAGTTCAGAAGTGGGAATCTGGTTCGAATGAAGAACCATTGTTAAGTGAACGAGATTAGTAAGAAACCTCTGATGTTCaaattggtaccacatgcattgatTCAAATTATGAGATACATTGCATACATAAAGGCTATGTGAGTTGATTGTTGTGTTGTTGCGTAAATTGAATGTGCGTTGTTGTTTGCGTGATTTAAGCTAGCCTTGCATTCTTTTACATTGTTAATATATTTGAGCATATTCTCACCcctttgttatttgttttgtgttgttttgtaCATTGTGGTACAAATACTCAGGAGGAGTAAGTGTTATTGTGAGTTGGAAGAAGACTATGAAGCtctcttcattttctttattattttatCGTTGTTTATTTTGAACTATTACTCTTATTTGTAAAATCATGGAACATGTCGCTTAAACTATTGAGTTAATGTTTGAATTTATTCAATTTCATTAGTACTTCATTTGAGGAGATAATGGAAGTTTACGTTATTTATCTTGAGTTCCGCTACGAGTTTTGAAATATTTGAAAAACATGCATGTTATGTTTGAGTAGTATCCTAAAATGATGGTTTTATTCCTTTAAATTGAGAGTCGAATTTTAATGTGTTATATTTAGGTTCTGTTTGGTTGAGGATAAATGGAAAGGAAGGGAGAAAATATTTAATGACTTATGTGTTTGGTTCAGATTTTAAGAGAGGGAGGGGTGGTAGATAGAGGAAATCAAAATCCCTCCTGAGTCACTTTCCCCTCGTTTTGGGGGATTTGGAGGGGACGAAAGGTATTTcattttaattataattatatttaccaatttacccttatttatttaaatataaatttaacTTATTAAAATGTTAAAAgttttattttgaataaatttTATCTTCCTTTTATATTTCTTGTATTTTTATATCTTTATCTTATTATCATTATATgtgtttaattttttttttactttttataTTTTAATGTTACTTTTTAATTATCGTATATTTTTGTTTATAATATTTTTTGTTAGATTTCATTGTATTTGATAATCTTTTTAAAATCATATATTATAATCATTACATTTTTATAAAATCTTTCATGATGTTCTCGGATTAAATACTTATAATTCGTCGACGAATTTGTATTTGAATTATAAACAGTAAATCAGGAGTGTTATGGTAAAATTAGAAggataaaaaaaaataaaaataaaaataccTTTCCTCCCCTTGTGAACTAAacatatttataaataaaatatcTTCTCTCTTCCCCCTTTCATATTTTGAACCAAACATGTACGAAATTAAAATATCTTCTCTCTCTTTCCCTCACCTCCCCTCTCCCCTTCCTTCGATTGAACCAAACAAACACTTATTATAGCAACAATCATTTGACTTTGAATTGCAATATCTGTCTTAACTCTAGTTCTCTTAAATTCTTTAAACGATGAAGAGAACAATAATGTCACCAAATTAACTCACTTGACCATAAACTTCATTCTATACCATAGACTTAACGATACAATTAAATTATTGAAAAACCTAATACACGATATCATGATCTCCATATCAATTTATATATAGTTTTTATTTAACAACTTAAATACTTTTCCGTTTAAACAATATATATGGTcgtttgttttggcttttttttaaaatgatttttatagtgtaACATATTTTGatgtaaaaaaaatttacaaatgatttttttataaaaactTCAAATTATAACTTGATTTGAATagttattttaggtatttcatcattttatcaaaaaaaaattggatatcaaattttttaaaaatcacttaattttaaaactatttcaaataattttttcTAAAAAACATTTTTGAAATAGAACTTTTTGAAAAAACTGTGATTTTGACTATACTTTGATATTcaatattttaatttataaaactaatcatttaatttataaaaaaacaaattaaaagaAACTTATAATATTTTAGAAAACATTTTTCTaaaattcattttcaaaaatataaaaaaaaatcattttcttaaagCTAAAACAAATTAACCATAATCAAACTatcaaataataaaaaataataagcATGTTACCATAATTTTTGTCGTTTTTAGTTAAGAACTTAATTATTTTTACATGTAAATAATATATAATCAAATTATCAAATATATATTATCAATAAAGTAATCAAGCATTTGACCATTATTTTTATGTAAATATTGGTGGATGTATCATCATATCATAATCATATTCATAATATActaaaaagaagaagaaaatttgAGTCACATGTTTGTTTATTATTGCTGTATTCCTAAACAAAGAATTTATCATTTACTACACTTTTATTTGTTTGTTTTCCCGGTAACAACATCAACGAAGGACCAATCCCActcaaaaaccctaattttcccATTTACAGTACCATACACTGATTTCAAGGTTTTCGTTTCCCTCTGCCTCACTCTAACGTATCTCATCCGCGACCGTTATAGATCAAATAGATCAATCATAGttaaaattttcattttttgcttttGCGTTTTCAGTGTATCGACAATAGTAGTAGTTCGAAGAGTTTGGGCTCACTCCTTCGACTTCAATGGCGGAGGACCACAAAGATGCGAGTGATTACAGTTCGGAGGATGAAGGAACTGAAGATTACAGACGTGGTGGATATCACGCGGTTCAGATTGGCGATACTTTCAAAAATGGGTGCTATGTGGTTCAGAGCAAGCTTGGTTGGGGGCATTTTTCCACTGTTTGGCTCGCTTGGGATACTCACAAATTGGTTTGTACCCTTTTCATTCTCTTTGTTTCCTTGGATTAAAATTTTAAGCTTTTGGTTTTTTATGATTGATAATTGAGTTTAGTGTTTTTGGATTATGAAGGGGTGTCAATGTTTCTGTGATGGAGAACTTTGACTAAAATGTATGCTTTGTTTTCTGTTTTCTATGGGTTTCTTTTCAATATTAAAAATCATCTATTTGTAACTGAAATTTATCATTCTTAATTCTCAACTAATACATAGATTAGGAAATTTTGCTGCTTGATCTTCTGTAATATTCTACTCTAGCTATTACCATTGGGTTCTAGCGCAAGTGGTTGGCAAAACTCTGAGTGTTGTAAACCCTAGGGTGCTGAGTTTTATTCTCTCAATATGTATGTGTGTTGTGTGTTCAATTCAGTAAATAAAGTTGATTTTGTAATTAGTTATTCATGCTTCTATTGCATTGATTCTCTTTATAATTTGTTAAGTTGTTGTTCATATCAAGTTTGTGTCATTTGAGTTCTTTTCATTCGACCGCTTTGTGAATATGTTTGTTGAAGCCCTAGACAACACACATGCTATGGTGTTTGTTTATATATTAACAATGAGGGCATTATTTATTATGTAGCGATATGTTGCCTTAAAAATTCAAAAGAGTGCTCAACACTACACTGAAGCGGCAATGGATGAAATAAAGATTCTCAAACAAATTGCTGAAGGGGATGTAGAGGATAAGAAATGTGTTGTGAAGCTTTTGGACCACTTTAAGCATTCAGGGCCTAATGGCCAGCATGTTTGTATGGTTTTTGAATTCCTTGGTGATAATCTTCTCACACTTATCAAGTATAGTGATTATCGAGGTGTTCCCCTTCCCATGGTTAAACAAATTTGTTATCATGTTTTGGTTGGTTTGGATTATTTGCATCGTGAGCTCTCTATAATACACACTGATTTGAAGCCCGAGAATGTCTTGATTCTCTCTCCAATAGATCCATCTAAGGATCCTAGAAAATCTGGAGTCCCACTTATCCTTCCAAAAACCAAAGACAGGACTGTGTCCAAGCATGGGACGACAAATGATAAAAGTTCGAATGGAGATCTAACCAAGAATCAGAAAAAGAAAATGCGCAAAAAGGCTAAAAAAGCAGCTCAGAAGGAAGGTCCCGAGGTAGCAGAGGAGGATTCTGAAGCACCTGAGCAAGATAGGTGTAGTAATGATGTGAAATCAAATGTCGAAAACGGCGAAGGTAAACCTAATAGTCCTGCAAGTTTAGATGAATCCGCAAAGACTTCTGAAATTCAGGATGTTCCACAAGGAAGTCAAGTTTCTAGGAGAGGTAGCCGCTCTACCAGAAAAAAGTTGCTTGCTGCTGTTGATCTCAAGTGCAAGCTGGTGGATTTCGGTAATGCTTGTTGGACGTATAAACAATTTACGAATGATATTCAGACAAGGCAGTATAGATGTCCTGAGGTTCTTCTTGGTTCCAAATACTCGACTCCAGCTGATATGTGGTCCTTTGCTTGCATTTGCTTTGAGCTTGCCACCGGTGATGTTCTTTTCGATCCTCACAGTGGTGATAACTATGACAGGGATGAGGTAACCTGTTTTGAATTTCAAAAGAATATGTTGGCTTTACTTCCTCTATACTTTTTTCTTTGTATATATATATTCTGTCTTAGGAATTTGAAATCCATGTGAAAAATAACATTTTGAGGAAATAATTTGTCGAAATGCTGCTTCTACTTTTGTGATTCAAAAGTGTGTTCAAGTTGGTAAAATTGAAAAGTTCTGTGACCAAAATAGTCTATTTGAAAAATGAATTTTATTCCAACTAAGGATTTTTATGGTATTTATGCTCGATTGCATTCAGAAAGTTGAAGTATTGGTAGAACTTTTGATATGCGATCATGCTACTAGATCACTCAGAAGGCATTTCTTCAAAGAAATGAACTCGTGTCTATACTCTAGCATTACAAAATTATTTTGGTCTAAAGATGTTCCACTGTTTTCAAATTTTAATATATTTGTTGTTTATTTTGTTGATGTTTTTAGAATTGAAGCTTCACTTGTTTAAATTTGCCGTAATTTTTATTGGGCGTACTAAAACCATACATTTTCCTTAGAAATAATGCACACCGACAAGTTTATTTTTTATACCCATTGAAAATCTGTCGATTCTTATTCTCTTGGAAAAAATGTACAAAAACCTGAAATACTGCTGTGGACTGTGGTTATTTGGACTTCAACTTTAATTGATGATTTAGTTTGATGAGATTTCTAAATTTACTCTTCAGGACCATCTGGCATTGATGATGGAGCTTCTTGGAATGATGCCTCGCAAGGTAGGCATGTTAGGTGTTATGCTGCAAAATGTCCAAGTTGTTATATCATCAATTTGCATCTTGATATCTTGATATGCACAAGGAGAAAAATATTGCGCACTATAGAGGCTTCATTATCCTGCATTCTATTCATTCACTTCATTATAGCCACCATCCATAGTCCCTATTGAATATACTCTTTTTCTGTCTATGATTCTCAATTTTG containing:
- the LOC127086563 gene encoding uncharacterized protein LOC127086563 produces the protein MAEDHKDASDYSSEDEGTEDYRRGGYHAVQIGDTFKNGCYVVQSKLGWGHFSTVWLAWDTHKLRYVALKIQKSAQHYTEAAMDEIKILKQIAEGDVEDKKCVVKLLDHFKHSGPNGQHVCMVFEFLGDNLLTLIKYSDYRGVPLPMVKQICYHVLVGLDYLHRELSIIHTDLKPENVLILSPIDPSKDPRKSGVPLILPKTKDRTVSKHGTTNDKSSNGDLTKNQKKKMRKKAKKAAQKEGPEVAEEDSEAPEQDRCSNDVKSNVENGEGKPNSPASLDESAKTSEIQDVPQGSQVSRRGSRSTRKKLLAAVDLKCKLVDFGNACWTYKQFTNDIQTRQYRCPEVLLGSKYSTPADMWSFACICFELATGDVLFDPHSGDNYDRDEDHLALMMELLGMMPRKIALSGRYSRDFFNRYGDLRHIRRLRFWPITKVLTEKYDFSEQDASDMADFLVPLLDFVPEKRPTAAQCLNHPWMSAGPRTLEPSLTNVQPDAINGEKSLKSREKTEHEAVEVGMGNMAIDGTQKSLKDFQPTKSLE